From Primulina huaijiensis isolate GDHJ02 chromosome 15, ASM1229523v2, whole genome shotgun sequence, one genomic window encodes:
- the LOC140959209 gene encoding uncharacterized protein: MLEQLLIFTRGGLILWTYKEFGNALRGSPIDTLIRSCLLEERSGVASYNYDAPGASYTLKWAFHNELGLVFVAVYQRILHLLYVDDLLSMVKQEFSEIYDPKRTSYYDFDDVFQQLKKEAEALAEEMKKSKQVGKPANNTLGKKQGQVQNGIIGGGNKKKNGDESGSDGGDGDKIKGRQLENGNSKKKHVGKGEIPAKINATGKENGTSNTGAFDVNKLQKLRSKGGKKTDNVVSKGSKIEPAKKITKKNRVWDDSPPEPKLDFTDPVSENGEEIASAVATDQGDSMMDKEEIFSSDSETEEEDTGKDNNAKMGKKGWFSSMFQSIAGKANLEKSDLEPALKALKDRLMTKNVAEEIAEKLCESVAASLEGKKLASFTRISSTVQAAMEEALVRILTPRRSIDILRDVHAAKERGKPYVVVFVGVNGVGKSTNLAKVAYWLQQHKISVMMAACDTFRSGAVEQLRTHARRLQIPIFEKGYEKDPAIVAKEAIQEALRNGSDVVLVDTAGRMQDNEPLMRALSKLIYVNTPDLILFVGEALVGNDAVDQLTKFNQKLGDLSPSPNPRLIDGILLTKFDTIDDKVGAALSMVYVSGAPVMFVGCGQSYTDLKKLNVKSIVKTLLK, from the exons ATGTTAGAACAATTACTGATATTTACAAGAGGAGGTTTAATCCTCTGGACGTATAAAGAGTTTGGAAATGCTCTTAGAGGGTCACCCATTGACACCTTAATAAGATCCTGCCTTTTGGAGGAACGATCTGGAGTGGCATCATATAATTATGACGCACCTGGTGCCTCATACACCCTTAAGTGGGCATTTCACAATGAACTTGGGCTTGTATTTGTTGCTGTGTATCAAAGGATTCTCCACCTCTTGTATGTGGATGATTTGCTTTCTATGGTTAAACAAGAGTTCTCGGAGATTTATGATCCGAAACGAACTTCATACTATGACTTCGATGACGTATTTCAGCAGCTTAAGAAGGAAGCTGAGGCTCTTGCCGAGGAAATGAAGAAATCAAAGCAGGTTGGGAAGCCTGCTAATAATACTCTTGGTAAGAAGCAAGGACAGGTACAAAATGGCATTATTGGTGGAGGcaataaaaaaaagaatggAGATGAATCTGGAAGTGATGGTGGAGATGGTGACAAGATCAAAGGTCGCCAATTGGAAAATGGAAActctaaaaaaaaacatgttggGAAAGGGGAAATACCAGCGAAGATTAATGCCACAGGTAAAGAAAATGGGACTTCCAACACGGGGGCTTTTGATGTAAATAAGTTGCAGAAGCTTAGGTCCAAAGGTGGAAAGAAAACAGATAATGTTGTAAGTAAGGGTTCCAAAATCGAACCAGCAAAGAAGATAACCAAAAAGAACAGAGTCTGGGATGATTCACCTCCCGAACCAAAGTTGGATTTTACAGATCCAGTGAGTGAGAATGGGGAAGAGATTGCATCTGCTGTAGCTACAGATCAAGGTGATAGCATGATGGACAAAGAAGAAATTTTCAGTAGTGACAGTGAGACCGAGGAGGAGGACACAGGGAAGGATAACAATGCTAAAATGGGAAAGAAAGGCTGGTTCTCATCCATGTTTCAGAG TATTGCAGGAAAAGCAAATTTGGAGAAATCTGATCTGGAACCTGCTCTTAAGGCTCTCAAGGACAGGCTTATGACCAAGAATGTG GCAGAGGAAATAGCTGAAAAACTTTGTGAATCGGTGGCTGCAAGCCTTGAGGGGAAGAAGCTAGCCTCTTTTACTAGAATTTCATCAACTGTGCAG GCAGCTATGGAAGAAGCCCTTGTTCGCATTTTAACTCCCAGGCGCTCCATAGACATTTTGAGAGATGTTCATGCTGCTAAGGAACGAGGGAAACCATATGTTGTCGTTTTTGTCGGGGTTAATGGAGTTGGAAAGTCCACCAATCTTGCGAAG GTTGCATATTGGCTTCAGCAACATAAAATCAGTGTGATGATGGCTGCTTGTGACACATTCAGATCAGGAGCTGTTGAGCAGCTGCGTACACATGCTCGTAGGCTCCAG ATCCCAATATTCGAGAAGGGTTATGAGAAAGATCCTGCAATTGTTGCAAAAGAAGCAATTCAAGAGGCCCTACGAAATGGCTCAGATGTTGTTTTGGTGGATACAGCTGGAAGAATGCAG GACAATGAACCATTAATGCGAGCATTGTCAAAGCTTATCTACGTTAACACTCCAGATCTCATTTTGTTTGTTGGTGAGGCACTTGTGGGGAACGATGCCGTTGATCAATTGACAAAGTTCAATCAG AAACTAGGGGACCTTTCACCCTCTCCTAATCCAAGATTGATCGATGGAATCCTCCTTACCAAGTTTGATACCATTGACGACAAG GTGGGAGCTGCGCTGTCCATGGTTTACGTTTCTGGAGCACCTGTGATGTTTGTTGGGTGCGGTCAGTCGTATACCGACCTGAAGAAGCTGAATGTGAAGTCAATTGTGAAGACCCTTCTGAAATGA
- the LOC140958902 gene encoding uncharacterized protein codes for MMHSNYPPPIGLNISRLTPRYSNRSHVTELALQGTTIGADYSAIGKQETMSIPQFSNYGYYGELKPQAGYLRPEIGWSQQEHFQYHHPPPHDLDMRVITEREIEKERIREEMIRSDIAIRHVLEAEVSRVLMMEKESVLQRGSNGFPFSSLRTLLFESLMRLPCSVTRVEERWVLVDMIAKLLEERERLNGMCETGRIDTLPFQRGTSYLKVSEVKPALHEDNKEDKIILLPKPDVNTSGSKREAETLDAFMKKKAKVEWSCAVCKVNTFSERQLNEHLGGRKHKNEESKMRRAQKGNENHRIGRATKCKSAAESLACEKLMKKRRRARKRSKKQQWRGLINAV; via the exons ATGATGCATTCGAATTATCCTCCACCAATCGGCCTAAATATATCTCGGCTCACGCCAAGATACTCCAACCGCAGCCATGTTACTGAGTTAGCGCTGCAAG GAACAACCATAGGAGCAGATTATTCCGCGATTGGTAAACAAGAGACGATGTCCATTCCTCAGTTCTCCAATTACGGCTATTATGGAGAACTTAAGCCTCAAG cTGGTTATTTGAGACCAGAAATAGGCTGGAGTCAGCAGGAACACTTTCAATATCATCACCCTCCACCTCACGATCTTGACATGCGAGTGATAACTGAAAGAGAAATTGAAAAGGAACGAATCAGAGAAGAGATGATCCGGTCGGATATTGCAATAAGGCATGTTCTAGAAGCTGAGGTGAGTAGGGTGCTGATGATGGAGAAGGAGTCTGTTCTTCAAAGAGGCAGCAATGGATTTCCATTCTCCTCATTACGGACTTTATTGTTTGAGTCACTGATGAGGCTTCCTTGTTCTGTGACTAGAGTAGAGGAAAGGTGGGTTTTAGTGGATATGATTGCAAAGTTACTCGAGGAGAGAGAGAGGTTGAATGGAATGTGTGAAACTGGAAGAATAGATACTTTGCCATTCCAGAGAGGAACTTCATATTTGAAAGTTTCAGAAGTTAAGCCTGCCTTGCATGAGGATAACAAagaagataaaattattttgctg CCCAAACCTGATGTCAATACTTCTGGATCAAAAAGAGAAGCTGAAACATTGGATGCTTTCATGAAGAAGAAAGCTAAAGTGGAGTGGAGCTGTGCTGTTTGTAAAGTCAATACCTTTAGTGAACGACAGTTAAATGAACACCTTGGGGGAAGAAAACACAAGAATGAGGAGTCCAAAATGCGAAGAGCTCAGAAGGGTAATGAAAACCATAGGATTGGTCGAGCCACTAAATGCAAATCCGCAGCTGAATCTTTGGCATGTGAAAAGCTTATGAAGAAAAGGCGCAGAGCTCGTAAAAGGAGTAAGAAACAGCAATGGAGAGGTCTAATTAATGCAGTCTAA
- the LOC140959452 gene encoding protein MULTIPOLAR SPINDLE 1-like, with protein MTMGRGGDGFAILVLIPEFHPYYTRPHLRFFGDNININIKSILIIILLFIILKKYXQLRASVDFLVELCENSSVARVEEGNFKNLSRQAVDFILATLKALSSKGNIDKTVDSIVSSLILRLTRRMCDGSLGDESRHCQNNLQFYIQHLLCKLGTDPYVGQRLILSVSQRISLVAEILLFMDPFDRAFPKMHNCLYIMIQFIEFLISDCLIFWSTGQEFDLRILEDWVASIFHARKALELLEGRNALYMLYMDWVMGDLTPQLGRISSVLKLQPDVLTKLFG; from the exons ATGACAATGGGTCGAGGCGGAGACGGATTTGCCATTCTCGTCCTCATCCCCGAATTCCATCCCTACTATACACGCCCCCATCTCcgctttttcgg agataatattaatattaatataaaatcaatattaataataatattattatttattattttaaaaaaatatNAGCAACTGAGAGCTTCAGTAGATTTTCTTGTGGAGCTTTGTGAGAATTCCTCTGTGGCCAGA GTAGAGGAGGGAAATTTTAAGAATTTGTCTCGCCAAGCTGTTGACTTTATTCTTG CCACACTTAAAGCTCTATCATCAAAAGGAAATAttgacaagactgttgatagCATTGTTAGTAGCTTAATCCTGCGTTTGACACGAAGGATGTGCGATGGGTCACTAGGAGATG aGTCCCGTCATTGTCAAAATAATCTCCAGTTTTATATTCAGCATTTATTGTGTAAGCTTGGAACCGATCCTTATGTTGGCCAACGCCTGATCCTTTCAGTTTCTCAGAGAATTTCTCTAGTTGCAGAAATTTTGCTCTTCATGGATCCATTTGATCGTGCCTTCCCCAAAATGCATAATTGCCTGTACATAAT GATCCAGTTCATTGAATTTTTGATTTCAGACTGTTTAATTTTTTGGTCAACCGgtcaagaatttgatttaa GGATTTTAGAAGATTGGGTTGCATCCATTTTCCATGCCCGAAAAGCGTTGGAGCTGTTAGAGGGCAGAAATGCACTATACATGCTATATATGGATTGGGTCATGGGAGATTTAACCCCACAACTGGGTCGGATTTCTTCTGTTCTTAAACTACAACCAGACGTCCTTACTAAGTTGTTTGGCTGA
- the LOC140958247 gene encoding protein MULTIPOLAR SPINDLE 1-like isoform X2, with protein MWPIEHNTCSHINLLAATFSNHSRDVNYLISVRKMDNPPKQDKCDFNPRMKLAMAIAILNSRRHPSSVATANKVQSQTSCSNVSESDAIKWKRKSKQWKEEIMRLKEDLKLAEDWMHHDVFPENMMCKCYFFDDLGDSSPKDTTNGAGSDQKRFGVVLQRRFLRQVRLSERKRKRDDCSSEISCISDFFSENKMEQLRASVDFLVELCENSSVARVEEGNFKNLSRQAVDFILATLKALSSKGNIDKTVDSIVSSLILRLTRRMCDGSLGDVSQRISLVAEILLFMDPFDRAFPKMHNCLYIMIQFIEFLISDCLIFWSTGQEFDLRILEDWVASIFHARKALELLEGRNALYMLYMDWVMGDLTPQLGRISSVLKLQPDVLTKLFG; from the exons ATGTGGCCCATTGAACATAACACGTGCTCGCATATAAATTTATTGGCCGCCACTTTTTCAAATCATTCCCGCGATGTGAACTATCTCATCTCAGTAAGGAAGATGGATAATCCGCCGAAGCAAGATAAATGCGATTTTAATCCCCGTATGAAACTCGCTATGGCAATCGCCATTCTCAATTCCCGGCGCCATCCTTCTTCTGTTGCTACTGCTAATAAAGTTCAGTCTCAAACTTCTTGCAGCAATGTCTCTGAATCAGACGCAATCAAATGGAAACGAAAG TCTAAACAGTGGAAAGAGGAAATTATGAGGCTTAAGGAAGATCTCAAACTTGCTGAAG ATTGGATGCATCATGACGTCTTTCCGGAAAACATGATGTGCAAATGCTATTTCTTCGATGATTTGGGGGATAGTAGTCCTAAGGATACTACAAATGGAGCTGGATCTGATCAGAAGAGATTCGGTGTTGTACTTCAGCGGAGATTTCTTAGACAGG TGAGATTAAGTGAACGGAAGAGGAAAAGAGATGATTGCTCATCAGAGATATCATGCATCTCAG ATTTTTTCAGTGAAAATAAAATGGAGCAACTGAGAGCTTCAGTAGATTTTCTTGTGGAGCTTTGTGAGAATTCCTCTGTGGCCAGA GTAGAGGAGGGAAATTTTAAGAATTTGTCTCGCCAAGCTGTTGACTTTATTCTTG CCACACTTAAAGCTCTATCATCAAAAGGAAATAttgacaagactgttgatagCATTGTTAGTAGCTTAATCCTGCGTTTGACACGAAGGATGTGCGATGGGTCACTAGGAGATG TTTCTCAGAGAATTTCTCTAGTTGCAGAAATTTTGCTCTTCATGGATCCATTTGATCGTGCCTTCCCCAAAATGCATAATTGCCTGTACATAAT GATCCAGTTCATTGAATTTTTGATTTCAGACTGTTTAATTTTTTGGTCAACCGgtcaagaatttgatttaa GGATTTTAGAAGATTGGGTTGCATCCATTTTCCATGCCCGAAAAGCGTTGGAGCTGTTAGAGGGCAGAAATGCACTATACATGCTATATATGGATTGGGTCATGGGAGATTTAACCCCACAACTGGGTCGGATTTCTTCTGTTCTTAAACTACAACCAGACGTCCTTACTAAGTTGTTTGGCTGA
- the LOC140958247 gene encoding protein MULTIPOLAR SPINDLE 1-like isoform X3 — protein MWPIEHNTCSHINLLAATFSNHSRDVNYLISVRKMDNPPKQDKCDFNPRMKLAMAIAILNSRRHPSSVATANKVQSQTSCSNVSESDAIKWKRKSKQWKEEIMRLKEDLKLAEDWMHHDVFPENMMCKCYFFDDLGDSSPKDTTNGAGSDQKRFGVVLQRRFLRQVRLSERKRKRDDCSSEISCISDFFSENKMEQLRASVDFLVELCENSSVARVEEGNFKNLSRQAVDFILESRHCQNNLQFYIQHLLCKLGTDPYVGQRLILSVSQRISLVAEILLFMDPFDRAFPKMHNCLYIMIQFIEFLISDCLIFWSTGQEFDLRILEDWVASIFHARKALELLEGRNALYMLYMDWVMGDLTPQLGRISSVLKLQPDVLTKLFG, from the exons ATGTGGCCCATTGAACATAACACGTGCTCGCATATAAATTTATTGGCCGCCACTTTTTCAAATCATTCCCGCGATGTGAACTATCTCATCTCAGTAAGGAAGATGGATAATCCGCCGAAGCAAGATAAATGCGATTTTAATCCCCGTATGAAACTCGCTATGGCAATCGCCATTCTCAATTCCCGGCGCCATCCTTCTTCTGTTGCTACTGCTAATAAAGTTCAGTCTCAAACTTCTTGCAGCAATGTCTCTGAATCAGACGCAATCAAATGGAAACGAAAG TCTAAACAGTGGAAAGAGGAAATTATGAGGCTTAAGGAAGATCTCAAACTTGCTGAAG ATTGGATGCATCATGACGTCTTTCCGGAAAACATGATGTGCAAATGCTATTTCTTCGATGATTTGGGGGATAGTAGTCCTAAGGATACTACAAATGGAGCTGGATCTGATCAGAAGAGATTCGGTGTTGTACTTCAGCGGAGATTTCTTAGACAGG TGAGATTAAGTGAACGGAAGAGGAAAAGAGATGATTGCTCATCAGAGATATCATGCATCTCAG ATTTTTTCAGTGAAAATAAAATGGAGCAACTGAGAGCTTCAGTAGATTTTCTTGTGGAGCTTTGTGAGAATTCCTCTGTGGCCAGA GTAGAGGAGGGAAATTTTAAGAATTTGTCTCGCCAAGCTGTTGACTTTATTCTTG aGTCCCGTCATTGTCAAAATAATCTCCAGTTTTATATTCAGCATTTATTGTGTAAGCTTGGAACCGATCCTTATGTTGGCCAACGCCTGATCCTTTCAGTTTCTCAGAGAATTTCTCTAGTTGCAGAAATTTTGCTCTTCATGGATCCATTTGATCGTGCCTTCCCCAAAATGCATAATTGCCTGTACATAAT GATCCAGTTCATTGAATTTTTGATTTCAGACTGTTTAATTTTTTGGTCAACCGgtcaagaatttgatttaa GGATTTTAGAAGATTGGGTTGCATCCATTTTCCATGCCCGAAAAGCGTTGGAGCTGTTAGAGGGCAGAAATGCACTATACATGCTATATATGGATTGGGTCATGGGAGATTTAACCCCACAACTGGGTCGGATTTCTTCTGTTCTTAAACTACAACCAGACGTCCTTACTAAGTTGTTTGGCTGA
- the LOC140958247 gene encoding protein MULTIPOLAR SPINDLE 1-like isoform X4 — translation MWPIEHNTCSHINLLAATFSNHSRDVNYLISVRKMDNPPKQDKCDFNPRMKLAMAIAILNSRRHPSSVATANKVQSQTSCSNVSESDAIKWKRKSKQWKEEIMRLKEDLKLAEDWMHHDVFPENMMCKCYFFDDLGDSSPKDTTNGAGSDQKRFGVVLQRRFLRQVRLSERKRKRDDCSSEISCISATLKALSSKGNIDKTVDSIVSSLILRLTRRMCDGSLGDESRHCQNNLQFYIQHLLCKLGTDPYVGQRLILSVSQRISLVAEILLFMDPFDRAFPKMHNCLYIMIQFIEFLISDCLIFWSTGQEFDLRILEDWVASIFHARKALELLEGRNALYMLYMDWVMGDLTPQLGRISSVLKLQPDVLTKLFG, via the exons ATGTGGCCCATTGAACATAACACGTGCTCGCATATAAATTTATTGGCCGCCACTTTTTCAAATCATTCCCGCGATGTGAACTATCTCATCTCAGTAAGGAAGATGGATAATCCGCCGAAGCAAGATAAATGCGATTTTAATCCCCGTATGAAACTCGCTATGGCAATCGCCATTCTCAATTCCCGGCGCCATCCTTCTTCTGTTGCTACTGCTAATAAAGTTCAGTCTCAAACTTCTTGCAGCAATGTCTCTGAATCAGACGCAATCAAATGGAAACGAAAG TCTAAACAGTGGAAAGAGGAAATTATGAGGCTTAAGGAAGATCTCAAACTTGCTGAAG ATTGGATGCATCATGACGTCTTTCCGGAAAACATGATGTGCAAATGCTATTTCTTCGATGATTTGGGGGATAGTAGTCCTAAGGATACTACAAATGGAGCTGGATCTGATCAGAAGAGATTCGGTGTTGTACTTCAGCGGAGATTTCTTAGACAGG TGAGATTAAGTGAACGGAAGAGGAAAAGAGATGATTGCTCATCAGAGATATCATGCATCTCAG CCACACTTAAAGCTCTATCATCAAAAGGAAATAttgacaagactgttgatagCATTGTTAGTAGCTTAATCCTGCGTTTGACACGAAGGATGTGCGATGGGTCACTAGGAGATG aGTCCCGTCATTGTCAAAATAATCTCCAGTTTTATATTCAGCATTTATTGTGTAAGCTTGGAACCGATCCTTATGTTGGCCAACGCCTGATCCTTTCAGTTTCTCAGAGAATTTCTCTAGTTGCAGAAATTTTGCTCTTCATGGATCCATTTGATCGTGCCTTCCCCAAAATGCATAATTGCCTGTACATAAT GATCCAGTTCATTGAATTTTTGATTTCAGACTGTTTAATTTTTTGGTCAACCGgtcaagaatttgatttaa GGATTTTAGAAGATTGGGTTGCATCCATTTTCCATGCCCGAAAAGCGTTGGAGCTGTTAGAGGGCAGAAATGCACTATACATGCTATATATGGATTGGGTCATGGGAGATTTAACCCCACAACTGGGTCGGATTTCTTCTGTTCTTAAACTACAACCAGACGTCCTTACTAAGTTGTTTGGCTGA
- the LOC140958247 gene encoding protein MULTIPOLAR SPINDLE 1-like isoform X1: MWPIEHNTCSHINLLAATFSNHSRDVNYLISVRKMDNPPKQDKCDFNPRMKLAMAIAILNSRRHPSSVATANKVQSQTSCSNVSESDAIKWKRKSKQWKEEIMRLKEDLKLAEDWMHHDVFPENMMCKCYFFDDLGDSSPKDTTNGAGSDQKRFGVVLQRRFLRQVRLSERKRKRDDCSSEISCISDFFSENKMEQLRASVDFLVELCENSSVARVEEGNFKNLSRQAVDFILATLKALSSKGNIDKTVDSIVSSLILRLTRRMCDGSLGDESRHCQNNLQFYIQHLLCKLGTDPYVGQRLILSVSQRISLVAEILLFMDPFDRAFPKMHNCLYIMIQFIEFLISDCLIFWSTGQEFDLRILEDWVASIFHARKALELLEGRNALYMLYMDWVMGDLTPQLGRISSVLKLQPDVLTKLFG, encoded by the exons ATGTGGCCCATTGAACATAACACGTGCTCGCATATAAATTTATTGGCCGCCACTTTTTCAAATCATTCCCGCGATGTGAACTATCTCATCTCAGTAAGGAAGATGGATAATCCGCCGAAGCAAGATAAATGCGATTTTAATCCCCGTATGAAACTCGCTATGGCAATCGCCATTCTCAATTCCCGGCGCCATCCTTCTTCTGTTGCTACTGCTAATAAAGTTCAGTCTCAAACTTCTTGCAGCAATGTCTCTGAATCAGACGCAATCAAATGGAAACGAAAG TCTAAACAGTGGAAAGAGGAAATTATGAGGCTTAAGGAAGATCTCAAACTTGCTGAAG ATTGGATGCATCATGACGTCTTTCCGGAAAACATGATGTGCAAATGCTATTTCTTCGATGATTTGGGGGATAGTAGTCCTAAGGATACTACAAATGGAGCTGGATCTGATCAGAAGAGATTCGGTGTTGTACTTCAGCGGAGATTTCTTAGACAGG TGAGATTAAGTGAACGGAAGAGGAAAAGAGATGATTGCTCATCAGAGATATCATGCATCTCAG ATTTTTTCAGTGAAAATAAAATGGAGCAACTGAGAGCTTCAGTAGATTTTCTTGTGGAGCTTTGTGAGAATTCCTCTGTGGCCAGA GTAGAGGAGGGAAATTTTAAGAATTTGTCTCGCCAAGCTGTTGACTTTATTCTTG CCACACTTAAAGCTCTATCATCAAAAGGAAATAttgacaagactgttgatagCATTGTTAGTAGCTTAATCCTGCGTTTGACACGAAGGATGTGCGATGGGTCACTAGGAGATG aGTCCCGTCATTGTCAAAATAATCTCCAGTTTTATATTCAGCATTTATTGTGTAAGCTTGGAACCGATCCTTATGTTGGCCAACGCCTGATCCTTTCAGTTTCTCAGAGAATTTCTCTAGTTGCAGAAATTTTGCTCTTCATGGATCCATTTGATCGTGCCTTCCCCAAAATGCATAATTGCCTGTACATAAT GATCCAGTTCATTGAATTTTTGATTTCAGACTGTTTAATTTTTTGGTCAACCGgtcaagaatttgatttaa GGATTTTAGAAGATTGGGTTGCATCCATTTTCCATGCCCGAAAAGCGTTGGAGCTGTTAGAGGGCAGAAATGCACTATACATGCTATATATGGATTGGGTCATGGGAGATTTAACCCCACAACTGGGTCGGATTTCTTCTGTTCTTAAACTACAACCAGACGTCCTTACTAAGTTGTTTGGCTGA